A window of Rosa rugosa chromosome 7, drRosRugo1.1, whole genome shotgun sequence genomic DNA:
TGTTAACTTTCACCTAATTgtcaaatatatattttgtacattctaaaaaacaattatatatatatatatatatatatatatatatatatatatatatatttgtaaacCGTTTGAAAACACCACTTACATGAATATGGAAATATCAAATCAGTTTTTCTAAACTCCGAGCTGGTAAACGTCGCTTTATTACAAAATTTGTAGTTTGTTTCATTACATGTTACTGATCCAATAAACATGTAGAAGTCAATTTGTAATTGAGTATACGATGCATAAATCTAATTTTTGGCAAGTATTGTTCATTTTGTCTTCATAAAATACCATCATATACTTCTTATGTTGATCATGTCATGGAGACGTATATATAATTAACATATTCTATAGCATTCCAATAACTAGACATTGTATGACTAAACCGTATAGTCATTGAAATCCATTATATGTAACCCCATCAGTTTGTCCAAACAATCTAAGTTGGGTAATTAGTTACCTAAGTTTATTAAGTTGATATCCAAGTTTGGTAATATTGTCTCCATTTACTTGTATCCAGAAAAACGTTTACTACTGAGTAACTAATATCCCCATCACCATTTATGTAGCCGTTAATAAACCATTACTATGCAATATTACAGCATCAAAAACACCCAGTAGGAGAGTCTATGCATCAACCTCATAAACATAGGACGTCCACAATTTTGTTCAATCAGTAGATTAAATTGTTCACACTGTCGAGGTTGAGTTTTTCTGTACTAGTTCAAAATTATCCACTTCCACCAACACGCGCGCCTTCAACCACTACTGCTCCCCCCCCCTGGCGTCGAAGCCTTTCAAATATAAATGTCATAGGTGCAACCTGGTACAGCCGGCATACATCTTTCTCCTTCAACCCGGTGTCATGCTTGAAGTCAGCAAACCCTCTGGTCAAATATATGGTGTTGAGAGACGGTTTTGCCCACAGCTCCTATGTCCTTCCATCCATGGACTGCATTTTGTATTTAGTTTCCGTATCCAGCTCTGCCTGCTGCACATAATTGGTACTGAAAGCCTGCAATTAACAAGTGCATTAATTCATTTACTTTCCATCCTTTACCGAATACCCTGGTTTAAGAAGTTACATAATAACTTCGTGATCCCATTCAATTAACTTCCTACAATACCGTATTACATATGAATAACAATTTATGATGTAAAAACGTATGAGGTATATATGCACTCACCACCCATCCCCGTCGTATCTTGCATACGGTAGTTGGGACTGCATGGAGGTCATATTGTTGCTGACTGAAGGTAGTTTCCTGTCCTCCCTCTGCTTGTTCAGGTTGGTCCTGTCCTCCTTCCCATTCACGAATTCCCAAGTTATGTATTATCTTTGTCCCCACGGTGTTCAGCTTCTGCGCCCACTTGCCTAGTTTGTGTTGCTACATTCCCGACCTCCGACAACTCCAGCATTATGCCTGTTGCTGCATCAAACACCTTTACCACCATCTCATTGTTGCCCCCTAACACCATGACTAGACGATGCCTGTCGTCGATTCCATAAGCATGTATGAAATCGTCCCACCCTCCACCCATTACCACATCCCCATTACGATTTTCCATTCTAACTTCCCATTTCCTCCCGTTGGTGTTAGTCATCGAAAACTGATACAGTTTGGATAGTCCCTCCTCCCTTAGCCTCCTGTTTAATAGCCCTTCTTTTGGAATCTGCATTATCATAACAAATCGTTATCCACTACTTGACTGGAATACTATTACGACTTAATCCAACATTGAATGATTCCACATTCACATGTAACTGAAATGGTGATACAGATCATATCTACTGCATTTAAACTTAAGGCAAAACTTACCACTACTCCTTTGACCGGGACATGTGCATCATACAGGAAGAATGTGTTGTCCGTTGGTATTATTGGCCCATCCGTAAAAGCTGTGTCAAACTTATATGTGGACGGTGGGCGCAGAAGCACATGTCCATCTGCATAGTATCGTGTGACGGTGAAATTCATGTTCCCGTTATATCTGAACATTAAGTTCAGATGACGACGAGGGCATTCCCCCACTGCAGCAATAAACCTATCCCATCCGTCATGTAAGCAGATAGTGTCATCCACGGCAGCGACTGATATTTCCCATGTTTTGTCAGAAAATCCGTCTAAATAAGCTGTCCCAAATTTTGCTTCATCACCCTGCATAATTTTCTGCCGGAATACGCTGCATGCAATTACACAAACTTACTTCATTTACCTCTCAACTACATAACATGATATTTGAACTCACCAACAATTCTTATTCATTCAGATTTGTCATATGAACTCACCACATTCCTCTTCCAACTTTCCGGACGCTGCAGATAACATACAAAGTAGGGTTCGTCGACCATTACTTCATCCATCGGCATCTTCAATTTATCCTTATGGTCACGTATTACAAACACATTATCATTGTCATGATCTCAATAACAATGTTCAAAACAATGTGAACTCCATAGTATTTATTAACTCACACATGGAATTTATCTCGCTATATACTGAATTAAACAACAACAATCTTATAAATACCACTGGATGCAAGGAAATGAAAGGAAACCCATGTCAGATACATGATGATTTGTGTAGTGAACACCCCTGAATCTGGTTAGTTGCACACCATATGTTGTATGTTGGACCAGTTCGGCAACACATGCAAGAGGACCTGCCCGGAAAACTAGCATGTATATGTAAACCATACTGGCCGATAATGCAAAGGTACAAGTGGGTGAAATAAATGGTATTCAGTACAAAACACTGATGTTAACACATAGAATGCTCGTTGACTAAACTGAATACTGTGGTGCATCGGTTGAACCATCTGTTTCAACCAGCCACCAATTTTCAACCACAAAATTGAACTACAATATGCCAATACTGGATCCAAGTCATTCACTCCATCCAACTATTATTCCTAATTTATCTATCCACAACCCGACAAAACTTTTACTAATaaattaggattaaattcagtttacccccctgaactttggggctaaaatcagactggtccttaaactttttttttaatcagactggtccttgtactctcaaaagACATCACTCGAGTCCAAAGTTTGAATTTGCCTCCAAATGTGACGTCACCATAGCCgttggagccgacatggggGCCCACATAAATCCTTTTTAAATCGTAAAGGAGGGCAGAATGGACAATGTGATCTATTTGGCTCCCAAATTTAAATTAGATCCTAATTTAATCCCAAATATGGCTGATTCACCAAAACATGTGTTGAAAGATCAAAAATTGGACCCTAACctccaaaatttccagaaagtCATCAAATCTTGCAATAACAATACAATGAACAGTAATAGCAAAAGATGACTAAAATCACAAATTTTGCAGAAAAGCTTGTTCATAATTACCATAATAGATGCATAAATGTGTGTTTACATCCAAACTAACAAAAAACAACAGTTTGGATTGAGGTGCACAAAAATCTAGGTCTAATCATCTATGCAAAAGATTAGACCTAGCAACCATGCGACACAGCACATGGTTGCACAAAAAAGTGCACAATGCATCTCTAAATCCTAACCTTGGCTGCATTCCTATTTTCCAGCATTCCTTGCATTATCTTTGATCCTCAAAGATGACCTTGACGAACGTTGGGAAGCTTGTGGTGCAGAAGCTGCTTTACCCTTGCTTGAAGCCGCTTTACCATTGTTTGAAGGAGCTTTCGGTGGTCTTCCTCTGGTTGGAGCAGATCCTCTTGCTTCCTTTGTTGTTGCCCTCTTTTCATCCCTCTTTTTCTGCAGCAATGACATGTATATATACATTCAGAAGCAACCATTGACCAACAAAAGCATCAAACAAAAATGTAAAATGAATTTACCTTTGCTGCTTCAGCTTTCTTTGCTGCCTTAGCTCTGAGTTCATTCTTGCTCTTCAAGGGCTCTTTGGTACCCTTTGGCTGTGGCAGATAAGTTTGTTAGTGTATGATTAGTCCATAATAATCCAATACATTTAAGAACCCTCAACAATCTCTCTGGTGCAAAAAATACCTAAGAAGATGATGCCTCTCCACTGTTcatgttacgtcccgaacccaaatttacccgtttactagtcatttggacggtaaacgacaactactttcacttttattgtcgtttcggtacttttagggggccctaaaagttgactttttattcgggtcaaaatttgagaaaatgttcttcatgaaagttgtaggggacgttaaaccgagcgcgtgcatacgtggtacgtaaaaatcggagttcgtatgcgaaagttataagcgaaaaggtagaagttactgttcatggtaagtaaTATAAATTTGAAAAGTTACTGTGGAGACcggtaatttttcttttttctccctctctcctcctccccgcgtttttctctctctctcctcgtcgCTCTGCAACTTCGGCCACtttccttttccggccacctggcGGTGCATGGCGGGTACCGGCGGACTCGTCTCCGCTCCCTCTAGGcgcctgtggtggtgttttgcggtggctcggccCGAGGAGCTTGGATTTGAGCCGTGAAGTTCACTGTAGCAATTTGgagtttcgtcgatttccggcaattccggccgtctccggccaccaaaccggcgtcgaaggttcggtttttgccaaggatcattttccccctagccttgagccatgatttgcagtgtagaggaagAATCGACGATTGGAAGATTacggtcactattcacaatttgagttcaagcttctccttaattgttgaggtacttccgctcattttctgacttggtcacagttgaaagaattattgggtccgttgagtaggtgctgctgccaaagtttggtggccatcggagctggtggcggtggcggcggcgccgccactgtgggcggcggtagcggcggctagggtagctttttaatttcattttctggctagttaaattctataattatcatagagcttgtatgtgaagtttggtgaattttggaggagtttggaattgtttgtgaatttccgaagtttgaagttttgtgatggaattgtgggaaatccggccgttggatttccctcgttttcattgtggaatatgtagattgaggaattggtgttgtggaagagatttgggtggaatttgagaagtattggagatagagattttcgggtttcgtttaggttcgtatttattttatcggattgccgtttacggaaatataattgtgtacagggcaatgttgcgagctacggctagatgaagggcctcgtttgcgtggtcgccaactagtactgtgagtggacgtttgtttttaaataatgaggcatgcgtttattttcttgaattaatgctttacctaattaatatattacttTCGAGCATACGAATGGATTTCGGAAATTTATTTCGATTTATcacgtggatttgctttcaataatgattttcatgaagtaattatgatttattccgGTTATGAATTTcggttattaatttgttatgctcggattcgaatttataattgatgttgaatttcgacgaattatttttccgaggtgatttccggaattaattatatttctattcgtggttttgagatttctggaaagcttttcgaaatgggatttcgatgcagttatttcttatttatctatcgactttcggttttggcattgggaatgccttgttgatgatctaattattttcttagcgtgtgggacacgctgttgatttatatgacgttttacgagaatttctgggtacggttgggaatcgtaccctcgtttttctttattcgtgggacatggggaagccttatggatttattggttttgaatggtttttacccgccatacctgggtcgtcatatttattgctagctagcctattagtactcctccctgcttactatgtgtttgtgggtgagtaagagcagagcgtgggatgctccagagtgtgggacactccgacccgagcctgggaggctcccttctttcgtatggtgaaacttcttccccatattttatcgttgcttgactagcggggctagtccgattttcactgtagccagcggggctggtcttatcttcttgagaaacgagatttcagctttacgatatattattttcgaatgttttgactagcgaagctagtcggtttatcgttttgaaatccttggttttaaagctaaatgtgttttaccatttgtgcatgcatcgaggtttttaatgaaataaatgtgggaaagtatgaaatccttcttattttaaattgtttatttttgtccactcacgctaacgttttcgtctactttcccctgggcccttcggtttctaatgcccagtttgcaggagttattagttgaggtcgggcgtacgaggttcgaggcatagttgacgaatagcttccgcacttgtttgtttggctctgatctattgtgggttactattttgggtagtccactttaggggtgactcgaccagttctcggtagagttatctctaaggtgggccccgcagggccacctcggatttcagggtgaaattcggggcgggtcttgtcagttCAGCTTTCTCTTCTTGCTACCCTTGGCTGCTGCTGTCTTTGGTGGGAGGTGTCAATGACAACTCTTAATATTGTGACCCAATTGATTACAGTTGGAGCAGCTCAGAGATTTCTGCACCCTTCCAAGCTTGGGGCCTTCATTCTCCTTCTCAGAAGCATCCTTAAACCTTTTGGTCCTTGGCCTTCCAGGCTGCCTGTTGTACTGTGGGGGTAGGATGGCAGGTTCTTCACTTGGGATCCACAAGTCCATCCCATTTACAGGCTGGATTGTGTTAGAGTAAGCAGCCATGTAAGTCTTGGTCAGGTAGCATGCATCAACATAATCTTCAGGCTTCTCTCTCATGAAGTTGATGGCTGATATGGCATGCTTGCAAGGGATCCCAGTTAGATCCCATCTCCTACAAGCACAAGCCCTTCTGCCCAGATCCACCACATACTTGCTGCCTCCAATGCTCTCCACTTCAATTTTGTGGCTCCCAGTCCCATTAGGGATGCAACCTGTTGCAGATTTAACCTTGTTCTTCTCCAGAATCTGCCTTGGCCTGGGGCAGATAGGGTCCATAACTTTGCTCATCTTCTCTTTCCtgattgcaatcctcttcatcatcctcaCCCTAATTTCTTCAAAGCATGTAATGACTGGTTTGGACCTTGCAGGTAGGATACAGGCATTGAAACTCTCTGAAAGATTGTTCAACAACACATCACACTTCAAAACGGTGTTGAAGTGGGCTCTGCAAAGTGTAAAACAGTTGACATTAATGCATAAGTAATGTGAAGGTAAAAGCATAAGCAACCACCCAGGAGTTATTAGCATAATTATGTTACCTATTAGCCATTTATGAGCCTTTGAATCCATCTGGTTCATCAAAACCATCTCTTTGTGGTAATAAGCCATGGTTGTGGACTTGGCAACTGCCCACAGTTGGTCCTTCATCACCTTGCCAGGGAATAGCTTGTTGAAATTAGTCCACAAGTGCCTAACACAGAACCTGTGATCAGCTAGTGGCACCACATCTTCACATGCAGGTAGAAGCCCCTTTTGTTTGTCTGAAATGAAGGTGAAACCATTTCCTTCACCTGTGATCTCCAAATCCTTAACCAAAAGCCTCAAAAACTAGTCTCATGAATCTTTACTCTCCATCTCTACTTGTGCATAAGCAACCACCCAGGTTGTGTTATTAGCATCCACCCCCACTGCTGACAACAGCTGACCACCATAAGCACTCTTGAGGTGACACCCATCTAAGCCTAGCAATGGTCTGCATCCAGCTTTGAATCCTTGCTTCAATGCCCCCAAACAAATGTACATCCTCTTGAATAGGGGCAGCTAGCCTGGATTATTGAAGTCACACTTGATGTCCACAGTTGTATTTGGGTCCACCCTCTTAAGCTCCTTAGCATAATCATGCACCCTTGCATATTGCTCCTTCATGCTTCTCTCAAGCATACTCAGAGCAGTCATCTTAGTTCTATAGGCTTGCTGGAATGAGACCTTGGCTCTAACAGCAGCTGCCATCACTTGTTGTAGGGACTCTGAGACATCAAAACAATAAACGATATGACAAAATTGACCAAACCACACAGTGAATTGAAAAATTGTAACGAAATTGTAAATTGGAAAATTAATACATGTTGAGATATGAGGGTTGAGCTTGATATGCTCAGCAAACCTCTGGACTAGATATGGTGTTTTCACGATAGTGTTATCCAACACTCTAGCACAGTTGTGCTTCCCAACATACGTCTTAATCTGCAAGGTGCTCTCATGTTGCATTTTAGATGCAAACAGCTCAAAATCACAATTTTCAGCCTTACAAATGGCCTTGACTCTGTCTCTATCATTCTTCAAACAAATCACCTCCCAACCATCCTGAATTGCTCTCTCCCTTAATGCAGCTCTGAGTATCTTTGTTGTGGCAAACTTCATGCCTTTGCAAAAATGAGGGTCTTTCATGTCTATCTTTGGATTAAACTGTGGAAACTTGTCTTGCACCACATCCTCATCACTATTGTACTCATGCCCAATCCCTTCCTCATCTGAGTCAACTGCTACAAACATTGGCTCATTGTCTTCAACATCAGTTGCTTCATCCCTCTCATCTTCATTGCTAACCCCTTCACTAGCCTCAGAAGCCCCCTCCTTGTCACCTACTTCTGGTTCTGTTAACCattcaaaaagaaaatcatTATCAACCCCATAACCTGCatactcatcatcatccttagCTAGGTTgtagtcatcatcatcatcagatctTGCTCATCTCCCTCACcaccatcatcttcatcaacagcagtatcatcttcttcatatatgAGCTCATCTTGAAAACCATAATCCAAATCATCTTCAAACTCATCTTCTTCAACCAACTccactttcttctttcctttatcaGATGGATCAATTGTGGGAGCTCTACTTGTCTGAGTTGGAATTTCTTCCTCAGGCTCAGTTCTCTTCAAAGTAGGCAGAGGCTTCCTTGAAGCACAAACCTTATATCTTTTGGCCTTCACAGGCTGCTTTTGAGGTGAAGGAGGGAGCTCTTCAATCTTCACAGAAGACTTCGGCTTCCATGGTGAATCAGGCAGCTCCTCTATGACAACCTCGGTGCTCCCGGCTTGACTATCCCAAAAACCTGGTATTTCTTGCTCATACATGAAAACATCATCCTCTTCTTCAAAGTCATCTCCATGCAAGTCTCTGTGGTCAAGGTATAAGATCACAAGCCTAATCTCTGTCACACAACAGCACATTGTCACCACATCTCGGTCAGTATTTAGCTTGGTGGTTGCATCTTCCTCAGACCCTATGGAGTAATAGTAATCAATCATTCTCCCAACATAAGAAGGATTGATACCCCTCACCATCCCATCCACCTCAGTTAAACTCATCTTGTCCGTGTCGACATTATCGTAGTAGCTGATGCTTCCACCGACAAACTTGTGTTCTAAGTGATCGAAGTATCCACCAAGATATACTTTGCAGGTAAACTAATCGGGATGTACTGCAATTACGAACAGattcaattacaaaaaaaaggaATTCACATCCAGCACCAATATATACTAGATAACCCTAGACAGATACAAAGCACAAAATATACCCTAGACAGAAAACCCTGTACTTATGCTCACATTGTCATAAATACTCGCCAACCCAGTTTTCAAAGGCTACCAACAACTAAAATCCTAAAAAATCAATTCTTCTGGAGGACCACATAAGCACTTATGAGGACCACTTTGTTTAATCAGCAGCATTAGCTTCCCAACAACAACCACATGCAAATCTATTATTCAATTTTACAGTTATATAATAAAGTGATATAAAACTGCCtaatttcaaaaccctaattctcGCAACCCCCAAACAGAAGGTTCCAAACCCTAATCTGTCAAAAAAATAAAGTGAACTAAAAACCCCCTAAATACGAACATTCCAAACCCTAAATTTCCAGATCCAGTAACCGAAGACCCAATATTTTTGGAATCGAATGCCCTAAATCGGATAACCAGAAACAAACAAATgcccaaaacaaaaatcaacaTCAGTGAAGCaatacccaaaacaataaaCCACCGAAATCATTTGTAACAATCTTAAATTCAAATCCCTAACTCACCGTAATTCGGAAGATCTTCGCCTCCATTCTCTAATCGGGGTATCCATTCATCTGCCCCAGCCATGCTAAGTACTGTCGCCTTGATCTTCTGACCCATAAATAGCTTGATTTGGGGATTTTGAATTTGGGTTTCGACAGTTGAAGATGATGCAAGCGAGAGAGCGAGAGCAGGAGAGTgggtgagtgagtgagtgagcgAGTGAGCGAGTGAGCGAGTGAGTGTTTAGTTCGATTACGGCACTACTACACAGAAATAGATTAATGGCGTTTGAAAAACGTCATTAAATGTATTTCATGGCGTTTTTCAACGCCATCCCCAGACGCCGTAAATACCGGTGCCGTCTTTTCCTAAACAGATTGATGGCGTTTCTAAAACGCCATTAAAATTAATTCCATGGCGTTTCCAAAACGCCATCAAATGTATTCCATGGCGTTTTGAAAACGTCATCAAATGTACGTATTTCATGGCGTTTTCAAAACGCCATCAAATTTTATTCCATGGCGTTTTGAAAACGCCATCAAATGTATTCCATGACATTTTGAAAACGCCATCAAATGTATTCCATGGCATTTTAGAAACGCCATCaaatttttttcagtttttaaaaaaaaaattatatatattgattttttgaTTAATTGCAAAAAATTAATTGTCCTATTGGCAAAAAATATTACACATTACAATGACAAAATTCTAATGCTATGTACATTTGAATTAATAAAAGATAAAATACCCACTCTACAATACTCCATAATGCAAATTTTATTGTTCCTCTACAAATTCACGCATATGTTAGCTAAGATAAAGAAAAGACAGAAAGATTACAGAAGGGTAGCTAAACCACAGTATATGGAAGTGATGGAGATTAGCAACTGCTGCGTTATTATCCATATCAATTCCATCATGGCTGCAGGCAAGTCATTCTCTGAATTGCAAAAAtgataaaagagaagaattacAGAACCTGTCAATGTTAAAAGTAAAGCTAAATAAGAGGTAACATGCACTGCTATTTCATAAGTCCAAAGTATTGTCTTAAAAGTATATGTCCAGAATATTTCTAAGTG
This region includes:
- the LOC133723289 gene encoding uncharacterized protein LOC133723289, whose protein sequence is MYICLGALKQGFKAGCRPLLGLDGCHLKSAYGGQLLSAVGVDANNTTWVVAYAQVEMESEGNGFTFISDKQKGLLPACEDVVPLADHRFCVRHLWTNFNKLFPGKVMKDQLWAVAKSTTMAYYHKEMVLMNQMDSKAHKWLIGNIIMLITPGWLLMLLPSHYLCINVNCFTLCRAHFNTVLKCDVLLNNLSESFNACILPARSKPVITCFEEIRVRMMKRIAIRKEKMSKVMDPICPRPRQILEKNKVKSATGCIPNGTGSHKIEVESIGGSKYVVDLGRRACACRRWDLTGIPCKHAISAINFMREKPEDYVDACYLTKTYMAAYSNTIQPVNGMDLWIPSEEPAILPPQYNRQPGRPRTKRFKDASEKENEGPKLGRVQKSLSCSNCNQLGHNIKSCH